A DNA window from Pirellulales bacterium contains the following coding sequences:
- a CDS encoding transposase codes for MPRAARVTPGGLVYHVLNRSVGRNRLFFKEADYVAFEEILAETLAVRPMRICAYSLMPNHWHLVLWPEHDEDLAAFMQRLTVTHVTRWQRHKRQVGYGHVYQGRYKSFPVESDEHFYQVVRYVERNPLRANLVSAADAWRWSSLWRRLHGTREQKRLLARWPLSQPRNWLAHVERPLSDVELEALRRSVHRGTPLGGAAWTLRTAKRLGLDFTLRPRGRPKKNG; via the coding sequence ATGCCCCGCGCCGCGCGAGTCACCCCTGGCGGATTGGTCTATCACGTCTTGAATCGAAGCGTGGGGCGGAACCGCTTGTTCTTCAAAGAGGCCGACTACGTCGCCTTCGAGGAGATCTTGGCCGAGACGCTCGCCGTGCGGCCCATGCGAATTTGCGCCTACTCGTTGATGCCCAACCACTGGCACTTGGTGTTGTGGCCGGAGCACGACGAGGACTTGGCCGCGTTCATGCAGCGGCTTACCGTGACCCACGTCACCCGTTGGCAACGCCACAAACGCCAGGTCGGCTACGGTCACGTCTACCAGGGCCGCTACAAGTCGTTTCCCGTGGAGAGCGACGAACACTTCTATCAAGTCGTCCGCTACGTCGAGCGAAATCCCCTGCGCGCGAATCTTGTGAGCGCTGCCGACGCGTGGCGGTGGTCCAGTTTGTGGCGTCGCCTGCACGGGACGCGCGAACAAAAGCGGCTCCTCGCGCGCTGGCCTTTGTCGCAACCTCGCAACTGGCTGGCTCACGTCGAGCGGCCCTTGAGCGACGTGGAGCTCGAGGCCCTCCGACGCAGCGTCCACCGGGGGACTCCGTTGGGCGGCGCCGCCTGGACGCTTCGCACGGCCAAACGACTAGGATTGGACTTCACGTTGCGTCCCCGCGGCAGACCGAAGAAGAACGGTTAG
- a CDS encoding superinfection immunity protein has translation MSDDAFKQQCPHCQTAYMIGPAHFGRRVKCARCGNEFRALSGPPVPPPPPPATPPSPIVSESERFGINTERRQQRSSTSYRKPKRTRGQNINAVVIWSLVGVFVLLLLGVVLQATSSSSSRGYDDSDANPIAALIFGPFLVVAGGLVYLLPTVVAYSRDHNNTMPIALINVFFGWTLIGWVGSMAWALSSDIKSKRVYVKKVIVHGHDDDEDW, from the coding sequence ATGTCTGACGACGCATTCAAACAGCAGTGCCCACACTGCCAAACGGCATACATGATCGGCCCCGCACATTTCGGGCGTCGAGTGAAATGCGCGCGGTGCGGAAATGAGTTCCGGGCATTGTCGGGGCCACCTGTGCCCCCTCCGCCACCCCCCGCTACCCCGCCGTCGCCAATTGTCAGCGAGTCGGAGCGGTTCGGAATCAATACCGAACGGCGGCAACAGCGGTCATCGACTAGTTATCGCAAGCCGAAGCGAACCCGCGGTCAAAACATCAATGCCGTCGTTATTTGGTCATTGGTTGGCGTGTTCGTCCTACTACTGCTGGGAGTTGTACTCCAAGCGACAAGTTCATCATCATCTCGCGGCTACGATGATTCCGATGCAAACCCCATCGCGGCGCTGATTTTTGGACCGTTCTTAGTAGTCGCTGGTGGGTTGGTCTATTTGCTCCCAACTGTAGTTGCCTATTCTCGCGACCACAACAACACGATGCCGATAGCCCTAATCAACGTCTTTTTTGGTTGGACGCTGATAGGTTGGGTTGGAAGTATGGCCTGGGCTCTATCGTCAGATATCAAGAGCAAACGTGTGTATGTTAAGAAAGTAATCGTCCATGGCCACGATGATGATGAGGATTGGTAA
- a CDS encoding trypsin-like peptidase domain-containing protein, whose amino-acid sequence MRENHIACPACYAPLKFVGERTSLVCRHCGHQFEVAAPASASDVPAPAPRRPRRPPVELVDLAEESPSGGIQNVVVGAAVGVIVAVLVVAAAIALKSDSAPAEARVEPAATDVEPPHVVGWLSNKVPLIVLAKPEARSPVTHEAPPPSSADSSAEPATVAASPEESPGVVPPLRSGALPPVVAQVEESPSGPAATAPSLPTDPGPPSTDSPRLASSRPWRYHWRIGDVHDYEFELEAGLPEDRQEISGTWNLRVAGVHREPEPERLSAQGTAFVVAPDGYLVTCEHVVRDAARVIVHLGDRHWPAEVLAVDALQDLALVRVAADDLPVLAISSAEDVDLGAEVRVIGFPLASLFESRGIKMTTGTVTGLTETNRQGVRLFQVDASVNPGNSGGPLLNDVGEVVGVASKYLAAATLSNVGMAAPAAEVRRFLRDAGLEISASTASTKLTGTEIAKRAVPSVAYVELELDPEVARVYKIEFRADHRGTTVAPRRAPFPGWHDSARVVRTPTFRSEPGSFHVTSDGTVDEYEGGYSLPYVLDPAAAVVVESVAHGGKSKWHSVRESTFSVPRPGARIEFPSVMPHGFPAPRSFAGRTSGSLFGTDEPEADLYDALETIDYEVQSETEDEVVIARQYEFKTTDGSPPLYRQQGTGTIRFSKRRGEVVDAEHQIDLSVRGDDGVVRTVPAKLAYRLRNPTLVAAERGVRSALEAGRRLRDATTARPPQDEQPSETPLDDPRRIDQLLRSLDPRRVAREQSQVVDEFILEHAPPEFVEQVRRATSPSHADELRELGRLAVVPDRQDRVVAVLIAHARAGRPFDVEPAIQSLKRWASDKHVPDLLRLYEFMGGGMNWPEREAILEILVELNAPASIDALVGLLGDKQNGRRVVEALVKIGPPVQDAVVKALKNPHGMVRAGAADVLREMDAKEALPALRAALAEETNWQVQIRFESAIRRLERQ is encoded by the coding sequence ATGCGTGAAAACCATATCGCTTGTCCGGCGTGCTACGCCCCCCTGAAGTTCGTCGGGGAGCGAACGTCACTTGTCTGTCGGCACTGCGGGCATCAGTTCGAAGTCGCCGCGCCGGCCTCGGCGTCCGACGTTCCGGCGCCCGCTCCGCGCCGACCCCGCCGACCGCCGGTCGAACTCGTCGACCTGGCAGAAGAATCCCCGTCCGGCGGGATTCAGAACGTCGTCGTCGGAGCGGCGGTGGGCGTCATTGTCGCAGTGCTGGTCGTCGCAGCGGCGATCGCGCTCAAGTCGGACAGTGCCCCGGCCGAGGCCCGCGTCGAGCCCGCGGCGACCGACGTCGAACCTCCGCATGTGGTCGGTTGGCTGAGCAATAAGGTGCCGCTGATCGTCCTGGCCAAGCCTGAGGCCCGGAGTCCCGTAACGCACGAGGCTCCCCCGCCATCGTCCGCCGATTCGTCCGCCGAGCCAGCAACTGTCGCGGCTTCGCCGGAGGAGTCCCCGGGAGTCGTGCCCCCGCTGCGTTCCGGCGCCCTGCCGCCGGTCGTTGCGCAGGTCGAGGAGTCGCCGTCGGGGCCAGCGGCGACTGCCCCCTCGCTCCCGACGGACCCCGGTCCTCCCTCGACCGATTCGCCCCGACTCGCTTCCTCCCGTCCCTGGCGCTATCACTGGCGGATCGGCGACGTCCACGACTACGAGTTTGAACTCGAGGCCGGCCTCCCGGAAGATCGGCAGGAGATTTCCGGGACCTGGAACCTGCGCGTCGCGGGGGTGCATCGCGAGCCGGAACCGGAACGCCTCTCCGCGCAAGGCACGGCGTTCGTCGTCGCGCCCGACGGGTATCTCGTGACGTGCGAGCACGTGGTGCGAGACGCGGCGCGGGTGATCGTCCACCTGGGCGATCGGCACTGGCCGGCCGAAGTGCTTGCCGTCGACGCCCTGCAGGACTTGGCCTTGGTGCGTGTCGCGGCCGACGATTTGCCCGTGCTGGCGATTTCGTCCGCTGAGGACGTCGATCTGGGCGCCGAGGTGCGGGTGATCGGGTTCCCCTTGGCGTCGCTGTTCGAGAGCCGCGGCATCAAGATGACGACCGGCACGGTCACCGGCCTCACGGAGACGAACCGGCAGGGGGTGCGATTATTCCAAGTCGACGCGTCGGTCAATCCGGGCAACAGCGGCGGCCCCTTGCTGAACGACGTCGGCGAGGTCGTCGGGGTCGCCAGCAAGTACCTTGCGGCGGCCACTCTGTCCAACGTCGGGATGGCGGCGCCGGCGGCCGAGGTCCGGCGGTTCTTGCGCGACGCCGGGCTCGAGATTTCCGCCTCGACCGCCTCGACCAAACTCACCGGCACTGAAATCGCCAAACGGGCCGTCCCCTCGGTGGCGTACGTCGAGTTGGAACTCGACCCCGAGGTCGCCCGGGTCTACAAGATCGAGTTCCGCGCCGATCACCGCGGAACGACGGTCGCCCCGCGCCGCGCCCCGTTTCCTGGCTGGCACGACTCGGCGCGGGTCGTGCGCACGCCGACGTTCCGGTCCGAGCCGGGAAGCTTTCACGTCACGAGCGACGGCACGGTCGACGAGTACGAAGGGGGATACAGCCTCCCGTACGTACTCGACCCCGCGGCTGCCGTCGTCGTCGAGTCCGTCGCGCATGGCGGCAAGAGCAAATGGCATAGCGTGCGGGAGTCGACGTTCAGCGTCCCTCGGCCTGGGGCGCGGATCGAGTTTCCCTCGGTCATGCCGCACGGGTTTCCCGCTCCCCGTTCGTTTGCCGGCCGGACTTCGGGGAGCTTGTTCGGAACGGATGAGCCCGAGGCGGACCTGTACGACGCCCTCGAAACGATCGACTACGAGGTGCAAAGCGAGACGGAGGACGAGGTCGTGATCGCTCGGCAGTACGAGTTCAAGACGACCGACGGCTCGCCCCCGCTTTACCGCCAGCAAGGGACCGGCACGATCCGCTTCAGCAAGCGACGCGGCGAAGTCGTCGACGCGGAGCACCAGATCGACCTGTCGGTTCGCGGCGACGACGGCGTCGTGCGCACCGTGCCGGCCAAGCTCGCATACCGGCTGCGCAACCCGACGCTCGTCGCGGCCGAGCGCGGGGTTCGGTCCGCGCTCGAGGCGGGACGCCGGCTTCGTGATGCGACGACGGCTCGCCCGCCGCAAGACGAGCAGCCCTCCGAAACGCCGCTCGACGACCCTCGTCGAATCGACCAGTTGCTTCGCTCGCTCGACCCCCGCCGGGTGGCGCGCGAACAGTCGCAAGTCGTGGACGAGTTCATCCTGGAGCATGCCCCTCCGGAATTCGTCGAGCAAGTGCGTCGCGCGACCAGCCCGTCGCATGCCGACGAGTTGCGCGAACTGGGGCGGCTGGCCGTCGTCCCCGACCGCCAGGATCGGGTCGTCGCCGTGCTGATCGCTCACGCCCGCGCGGGCCGTCCGTTCGACGTCGAACCGGCGATCCAATCGCTCAAGCGCTGGGCGAGCGACAAACACGTTCCCGACTTGCTGCGACTCTACGAGTTCATGGGCGGCGGAATGAACTGGCCGGAACGCGAGGCGATTCTGGAGATCCTCGTCGAGCTGAACGCCCCGGCGTCGATCGACGCCCTCGTCGGCCTGCTGGGAGACAAGCAAAACGGTCGGCGCGTCGTCGAGGCGCTCGTGAAGATTGGTCCGCCGGTCCAGGACGCGGTCGTCAAGGCGCTGAAGAATCCGCACGGGATGGTCCGGGCTGGCGCGGCCGACGTGCTTCGCGAAATGGACGCAAAGGAGGCCCTTCCCGCCTTGCGCGCCGCCTTGGCCGAGGAGACCAACTGGCAAGTCCAGATCCGTTTCGAGTCGGCAATCCGCCGTCTCGAACGCCAGTAG
- a CDS encoding DUF1559 domain-containing protein — MKSPFRAFTLVELLVVIAIIGILVGLLLPAIQAARAAAVRTDCASRLRQWGLAMLTHHDVKKRFPAGAQSNPRGTWVMHMWGYVEQGPLAAGTDLSQHFFLAPATLDNGYSLRGPTGQHVPLYDCPADGEGSDQILGRYQRRRGNYVINWGNARYGQVLEPAGIAPFSHEWGSRKTPRKTRLVHVTDGTSATLLMSETLKATSPRDNDWRGDVQNDDGVFRFHTLLSPNTSAPDVIESGWFERNNDPLMPAVAGVASSQVAAARSRHLGGVNALLCDGSVRFVSDEISLDVWQALGSMNGAENVEFAD, encoded by the coding sequence GTGAAGAGTCCGTTCCGGGCCTTTACGCTTGTGGAATTGCTCGTGGTGATTGCGATCATCGGGATTCTCGTCGGCCTGCTGCTGCCGGCGATTCAGGCGGCGCGTGCTGCGGCGGTTCGCACCGACTGCGCCAGCAGGCTGCGGCAGTGGGGCCTCGCGATGCTCACCCATCACGACGTCAAGAAACGGTTCCCCGCCGGCGCCCAATCGAATCCCCGCGGGACCTGGGTGATGCACATGTGGGGCTATGTCGAGCAGGGGCCCCTCGCCGCGGGGACCGACTTGTCCCAGCATTTTTTCCTCGCCCCCGCCACGCTCGACAACGGCTACTCGCTCCGCGGGCCGACCGGGCAGCACGTCCCTCTGTACGACTGCCCCGCCGATGGCGAGGGGAGCGATCAGATCCTCGGCCGGTACCAGCGGCGGCGCGGAAACTACGTGATCAACTGGGGCAACGCCCGTTACGGACAGGTGCTCGAGCCGGCGGGGATCGCCCCCTTTTCCCACGAATGGGGCAGCCGCAAGACGCCTCGCAAAACGCGGCTGGTCCACGTCACCGACGGCACGTCCGCGACGCTGCTGATGTCCGAAACGCTCAAGGCCACGAGCCCGCGCGACAACGACTGGCGCGGCGACGTCCAGAACGACGATGGCGTCTTCCGATTCCACACGCTGCTCTCCCCCAACACCTCGGCGCCCGACGTCATCGAGTCGGGCTGGTTCGAACGGAACAACGACCCGCTGATGCCCGCGGTCGCCGGGGTCGCCAGCTCCCAGGTCGCCGCCGCCCGCAGCCGCCACCTCGGCGGGGTCAACGCCTTGCTGTGCGACGGTTCGGTCCGCTTCGTCAGCGACGAGATCTCGCTCGACGTCTGGCAGGCGTTGGGTTCGATGAACGGCGCCGAAAACGTGGAGTTCGCCGACTGA
- a CDS encoding PQQ-like beta-propeller repeat protein: MSRFAGWSPARSVVALLALNALATSRAAVADNWPNWRGPSGTGTVATAVGPIEFGAPDSLAWTVDLPGLGASTPAVWGDAIVLTCAIDGKNAVVCYGLDGQPRWERKLGQESPAKHRDASPANPSPAIDGERAIAYFKSGDLAAFDLDGNLLWEKNLQQTYGDNTLWWDLGTSPVLVDGKVVVAVMQEGDSFLVALDVASGDEMWKTARKYERPRESDQAYTTPQAIRSGDRTILVTWGADHLTGHDAATGELVWDCGGFNPNNEGMWRVIASAAIADGVAVVPYGRGNFVAGVKLDGRGDVTATHRVWQKEGIGADVPTPAIVGDRAYVLGDQGKLVCLAVATGEVFWQADLPRSRHKFYSSPLVTGDLLYATRIDGTVFVGRISDEGFEQLAENALDDHVVATPVPVPGGVLFRGNQRLVLAKGPSGK, encoded by the coding sequence ATGTCTAGGTTTGCCGGATGGTCGCCAGCGCGATCGGTTGTCGCCCTGCTCGCCTTGAACGCGCTGGCGACCAGCCGCGCGGCGGTCGCCGACAATTGGCCCAATTGGCGCGGTCCCTCCGGCACCGGGACCGTGGCGACGGCTGTCGGGCCGATCGAGTTCGGCGCCCCCGACAGCTTGGCGTGGACGGTCGACCTGCCCGGGCTCGGGGCCTCGACCCCCGCCGTGTGGGGCGATGCAATCGTGCTGACTTGCGCGATCGACGGCAAGAACGCGGTCGTTTGTTACGGCCTCGACGGCCAGCCGCGGTGGGAACGCAAGCTCGGCCAAGAGTCGCCCGCCAAGCACCGCGACGCCTCGCCGGCCAATCCCTCGCCCGCGATCGACGGCGAGCGGGCGATCGCCTATTTCAAGAGCGGCGACCTCGCGGCGTTTGATCTTGACGGCAACCTGCTATGGGAAAAGAACCTGCAGCAAACCTACGGCGACAACACGCTGTGGTGGGATTTGGGCACTTCGCCCGTGCTGGTCGACGGCAAAGTCGTCGTCGCGGTGATGCAGGAAGGGGACTCGTTTCTGGTCGCCCTCGACGTTGCCAGCGGGGACGAAATGTGGAAAACCGCGCGCAAGTACGAACGCCCCCGCGAGTCGGACCAGGCGTACACGACCCCGCAAGCGATTCGCAGCGGGGACAGAACGATCCTCGTCACCTGGGGCGCCGACCACCTGACCGGGCACGACGCCGCCACCGGCGAGCTCGTCTGGGACTGCGGCGGGTTCAACCCGAACAACGAGGGCATGTGGCGGGTCATCGCTTCGGCCGCGATCGCCGACGGAGTGGCGGTCGTCCCCTACGGCCGCGGCAACTTCGTCGCCGGAGTCAAGCTCGACGGCCGCGGAGACGTGACGGCGACCCACCGAGTTTGGCAGAAGGAAGGAATCGGGGCCGACGTGCCGACCCCCGCAATCGTCGGCGATCGGGCCTACGTGCTGGGGGACCAAGGAAAGCTCGTGTGCCTGGCAGTCGCGACCGGCGAGGTGTTCTGGCAGGCCGATCTCCCCCGGAGCCGACACAAGTTCTATTCGTCGCCGCTGGTGACGGGCGACCTGCTGTACGCCACGCGAATCGACGGCACAGTGTTCGTCGGCCGGATCAGCGACGAGGGGTTCGAGCAGCTCGCCGAGAACGCGCTCGACGACCACGTCGTGGCCACGCCCGTGCCCGTTCCGGGAGGCGTGTTGTTCCGCGGCAACCAGCGGCTGGTGCTGGCCAAGGGGCCGAGCGGTAAGTGA
- a CDS encoding PDZ domain-containing protein, with protein MFAPIRTFLALGLIAALLGGRARCEETASPAADADVAAWIEALDDERFAVRELAQSRLEALGPAALPTVAAAAKDPSLERATRAVRILLSWSKTGDPDKRLTILESLAAVADTHPSEASFAVEQLAAVREDAALAAIVELGGIANDQRGTAFGRGNQGPVQVVIGPKWTGGDEGLKHLVDVRRLQTLSFHSAPVGDDALLFAKQLPNLTRVEVYGTPHSETTLAALRAARPGLDVAVRSSGAQLGIMGDPNQPVAYVQQVGPDTAAERAGIRAGDVIAEINGEQVGNFEALTARIATFNPGESVQMKIIRAGQELELPVTFDRWGENENFTKHFSAQGGGSIQVNMNGTIIRGNGRIIIQNNAGPIVVPPPQQPAPKAR; from the coding sequence ATGTTCGCCCCCATTCGCACGTTTCTGGCGCTGGGGCTGATCGCCGCCCTTCTCGGCGGGCGGGCTCGGTGCGAAGAAACTGCGTCCCCCGCTGCTGATGCCGACGTCGCCGCCTGGATTGAGGCTCTCGACGACGAGCGATTCGCCGTCCGCGAGCTCGCACAATCCCGGCTCGAGGCCCTCGGCCCGGCGGCCCTGCCGACCGTGGCTGCCGCAGCGAAAGACCCCTCGCTGGAACGGGCGACGCGCGCCGTACGGATTTTGCTGTCGTGGTCCAAGACCGGCGATCCCGACAAGCGGCTGACGATCCTCGAGTCCTTGGCGGCCGTGGCCGACACGCATCCCTCCGAGGCCAGCTTTGCGGTCGAGCAGCTTGCGGCGGTTCGCGAGGATGCGGCGCTGGCGGCGATTGTCGAGTTGGGAGGAATCGCCAACGACCAACGCGGGACCGCCTTCGGCCGCGGGAACCAGGGGCCTGTGCAAGTCGTCATCGGCCCGAAGTGGACCGGGGGCGACGAGGGGCTCAAGCACCTCGTCGACGTCCGCCGGTTGCAGACGCTCAGCTTTCATAGCGCTCCGGTGGGGGACGACGCGTTGCTGTTCGCGAAGCAATTGCCGAATCTGACCCGGGTGGAGGTGTACGGCACGCCTCACTCCGAGACGACTCTCGCGGCGCTGCGGGCCGCTCGGCCGGGACTCGACGTGGCAGTGCGTTCCAGCGGGGCCCAGCTGGGAATCATGGGCGATCCGAATCAGCCCGTGGCGTACGTTCAACAAGTCGGCCCGGACACCGCGGCGGAGCGAGCCGGAATTCGCGCGGGGGACGTCATCGCGGAGATCAACGGCGAGCAGGTCGGCAACTTCGAGGCGCTGACCGCGCGGATCGCCACGTTCAACCCGGGCGAAAGCGTGCAGATGAAGATCATTCGCGCCGGGCAGGAACTTGAACTGCCGGTCACGTTCGACCGCTGGGGCGAGAACGAGAACTTCACCAAGCATTTCAGCGCGCAGGGGGGCGGCTCGATCCAGGTGAACATGAACGGCACGATCATCCGCGGCAACGGGCGGATCATCATTCAGAACAACGCCGGGCCGATCGTCGTGCCCCCGCCGCAGCAGCCGGCGCCCAAGGCGCGGTAG